The following proteins are encoded in a genomic region of Candidatus Omnitrophota bacterium:
- the gltA gene encoding NADPH-dependent glutamate synthase, producing the protein MKKQPVSVKEQDSAIRAKSFEEVVLGFSEENALEEASRCIQCKEPKCISGCPVGINIKGFIKKITEKDYDGAYFTIREKNNFPSICGRVCPAEYQCRRVCVFTKKGEPFASKEAINIHFLERFVGDHGAKKSLQVKADNDAKLSKMKVAVVGSGPAGLCCAGELARRGIKVVIFEGLHKTGGVLRYGIPPFRLPRNILDSEINSLKKLGVEINTNYIVGKAKTIDELFKEGYSAIFLGLGAGIPSFMGIPGENLCNIYSANEFLTRVNLMSAEKFPEYHTPVTIGKHIVVIGGGNTAMDAARVAIRLQNMNGIKPDTTIVYRRTEVEMPARRLEIEHAKEEGVKFDLLVKPEEFVGDEKGFVKKMRASRCKLGEPDASGRRRPEVIPNSSFEVDCDEAVVAIGLGANKILTSVTPELTTDKYGDVTVNPETMATSIKGVFAGGDIVGGEGTVIEAMGMAKRASVAIVDYLLKL; encoded by the coding sequence ATGAAAAAGCAACCGGTAAGCGTTAAGGAACAAGATAGCGCAATAAGAGCGAAGAGTTTTGAAGAAGTAGTCTTAGGTTTTTCAGAAGAGAATGCCCTTGAAGAGGCAAGCCGCTGTATTCAATGTAAAGAGCCGAAGTGTATTTCAGGCTGCCCTGTTGGTATTAATATCAAGGGATTTATAAAAAAGATAACTGAAAAAGATTATGATGGGGCATATTTTACTATTAGAGAGAAAAATAATTTTCCTTCTATCTGCGGAAGGGTCTGTCCTGCTGAATATCAGTGCCGCAGGGTGTGCGTATTTACAAAAAAAGGCGAACCCTTTGCTTCTAAGGAAGCGATAAATATCCATTTTCTTGAAAGATTCGTTGGAGACCATGGAGCAAAAAAATCTCTCCAGGTAAAAGCAGATAATGACGCTAAGTTATCAAAAATGAAAGTTGCTGTTGTAGGCTCCGGCCCGGCAGGTTTATGTTGTGCAGGAGAGCTTGCAAGGCGCGGCATAAAGGTAGTTATTTTTGAAGGCCTGCATAAAACAGGCGGAGTTTTGCGTTATGGCATCCCGCCTTTCAGGCTTCCAAGAAACATTCTTGATTCCGAAATCAATTCATTAAAAAAACTTGGTGTTGAGATAAATACTAATTATATAGTTGGAAAAGCAAAAACAATTGATGAGCTGTTTAAAGAAGGCTATTCTGCGATTTTCTTAGGCCTTGGTGCAGGTATCCCATCTTTTATGGGAATTCCGGGGGAGAATTTGTGTAATATTTATTCTGCTAATGAATTCTTAACCAGAGTCAATCTTATGTCAGCGGAGAAATTCCCAGAGTATCATACGCCGGTTACAATCGGTAAGCATATAGTTGTTATCGGAGGAGGAAATACGGCGATGGATGCTGCCCGTGTCGCTATAAGATTGCAAAATATGAATGGGATTAAGCCTGATACTACAATCGTGTATAGGCGGACTGAAGTGGAGATGCCGGCACGCAGGCTTGAAATTGAGCATGCAAAAGAAGAGGGTGTTAAATTTGATCTTTTGGTCAAACCGGAAGAATTTGTTGGAGATGAAAAAGGTTTTGTCAAAAAAATGCGCGCATCAAGATGCAAACTTGGAGAGCCGGATGCCAGCGGTAGGCGCAGGCCGGAAGTTATTCCAAATAGTTCTTTTGAAGTTGATTGCGATGAAGCGGTGGTGGCAATAGGATTAGGCGCAAACAAAATACTTACTAGTGTTACTCCGGAGTTAACTACGGATAAGTACGGCGATGTAACGGTTAATCCAGAGACCATGGCAACTTCTATTAAGGGAGTTTTTGCCGGAGGAGATATTGTTGGAGGGGAGGGAACAGTAATTGAGGCGATGGGGATGGCTAAGAGAGCGTCAGTCGCTATTGTTGATTATTTATTAAAATTGTAA
- a CDS encoding sulfide/dihydroorotate dehydrogenase-like FAD/NAD-binding protein, with translation MKVLNKEVLTENQGVRVVKLIILAPDIARKAKAGQFVVLMVKEEGERIPLTIVNTDIVKGTITIIAQEAGFTTKLLARAAEGESLYSIVGPLGHPTEIKKYGKVILVGGGVGIAEIYPVAKAMKQAGNFVTAIIGSRSKELLILERELKEACDELIVMTDDGSYGRKGFVTEALKELLEKSKQDLVYAVGPIPMMKAVSMVTKPFGVHTLVSLNALMVDGTGMCGCCRVSVGGKVKFSCVDGPEFEASEVDWQELQKRNSVYNEKEKHICQLKKL, from the coding sequence ATGAAAGTATTAAATAAGGAAGTTTTAACGGAAAATCAGGGGGTTCGTGTAGTAAAGCTCATAATACTGGCCCCGGATATCGCCCGCAAAGCCAAAGCAGGGCAATTTGTTGTTTTGATGGTCAAAGAAGAAGGGGAAAGGATCCCTCTAACTATTGTTAATACTGACATCGTTAAAGGCACAATTACAATTATCGCTCAAGAAGCAGGTTTTACTACAAAACTTTTAGCAAGAGCTGCTGAGGGCGAATCATTATATTCAATAGTCGGGCCATTAGGGCATCCAACTGAGATTAAGAAATATGGCAAGGTTATATTAGTAGGGGGCGGAGTTGGTATTGCCGAAATTTATCCTGTAGCCAAGGCAATGAAGCAAGCAGGGAATTTTGTTACAGCTATTATAGGATCTCGTTCAAAAGAACTATTGATTCTTGAGAGAGAGTTAAAAGAAGCGTGCGATGAATTGATTGTTATGACAGACGATGGCTCCTATGGCCGTAAAGGATTTGTAACCGAAGCACTCAAAGAATTACTGGAAAAATCAAAACAAGATTTGGTTTATGCTGTTGGCCCCATTCCTATGATGAAAGCAGTTTCCATGGTAACAAAGCCTTTTGGCGTACATACTTTAGTTTCCTTGAATGCACTTATGGTTGATGGGACCGGTATGTGCGGCTGCTGCAGGGTAAGCGTAGGAGGAAAAGTTAAGTTTAGCTGTGTTGATGGCCCTGAATTTGAGGCAAGTGAAGTTGATTGGCAGGAACTCCAGAAGCGTAATAGTGTTTATAACGAAAAAGAAAAACATATTTGCCAACTTAAAAAGTTATAA
- the phoU gene encoding phosphate signaling complex protein PhoU yields the protein MQRHIDEELKELHKEILKMGVLTQESIFKSIEALKDRNRAQAQEVIDADNNIDELELSIDERCIDLIARYQPMAGDLRFITTGMKINAELERIADIAVDISERVLELVDKPLLKPLIDIPKLSAIAQRMVNDAINAFVNKDVALARKVVLSDSEADKLRDLVQSELVNDYMARDASTADRAVSLLLIARYLERICDHTTNIAEDVIYMVEAKVVKHHPEELE from the coding sequence ATTAAAAGAATTACACAAAGAAATTCTTAAAATGGGAGTTTTAACGCAGGAATCAATCTTTAAATCAATCGAAGCACTGAAAGACCGAAATAGGGCTCAAGCGCAAGAAGTAATAGATGCTGATAATAACATTGATGAGTTGGAGTTATCAATTGATGAGAGGTGCATTGATTTAATCGCGCGTTACCAGCCTATGGCAGGGGATTTGCGTTTTATTACAACGGGAATGAAGATAAACGCGGAATTGGAACGTATCGCGGATATTGCAGTTGACATTTCAGAGAGGGTATTGGAGTTAGTGGATAAACCATTATTAAAGCCTCTTATTGATATACCTAAATTATCTGCCATCGCTCAAAGAATGGTTAATGATGCCATTAATGCTTTTGTCAATAAGGATGTTGCGTTGGCAAGAAAAGTTGTTTTATCAGATTCCGAGGCGGATAAATTGCGCGATTTGGTACAGAGTGAGCTGGTGAATGATTACATGGCCCGCGATGCCTCAACCGCTGACCGTGCAGTATCTTTATTGCTTATCGCCCGGTACTTAGAGCGTATCTGCGACCATACGACAAATATAGCGGAAGATGTGATCTATATGGTAGAAGCAAAAGTTGTGAAGCACCATCCTGAAGAGTTGGAATAG